A genomic window from Gossypium hirsutum isolate 1008001.06 chromosome D10, Gossypium_hirsutum_v2.1, whole genome shotgun sequence includes:
- the LOC107944142 gene encoding probable disease resistance protein At4g27220 — protein MSILNGIMEALKDDSVSVVGVHGMGGIGKTTMVKEIARKVKGKLFDSVVIATVTQAIDIEKIQNQIADFLGLKFEEQSMVGKAFRLRERLKEKRVLVVLDDIWEKLDIEEVGIPLGDEHKGCKLLLTSRELNVLLNGMDAHKNFPIGVLNEKEAWDLFKKKAGDCVESFDLKPIAMEVAKKCAGLPIAIATVAGALRNKRLFEWKNALRELERPSSSNFTGINAAYSAIEWSFNYLESEEVKLTFLLCSVIGHNGLVEDLVRYTLGLGLFDGVYTMEEARNKVLTVVANLKASALLLDSYNDERFDIHDVVWDSALAIALKDYRMLVLRDHVPKEWSDKEKINSWSLISLRCPQIIANLPKEMECSGLSFFHMASAVKIPPNFFKQTKGLKVLDLFRMQFSSLPKSIIHLTDLRMLCLKESTVDDIIVIGELKNLEILDLAKSGIKELPKEMAQLTQLRLLDLSWCRELEIISPDVLSSLSELKELYMGGSFVEWENEGVAENEKKNASLDELNNLPCLTTLDVHISDAQMIPKHRFVETLDKYVICVGDYNRLVWYQSHECLRTLRLTLCTNIHLDNGLKMLLIKTEALYLEGLEGVKNVLVELDNRKDLPHLKRLHIKNGMHVQYITMNEIGVSELCSITLENLPQLISFCCQDERCSIISEPLPLFNK, from the coding sequence ATGTCAATTTTGAACGGAATAATGGAGGCACTAAAAGATGATAGCGTCAGCGTTGTTGGGGTGCATGGTATGGGCGGGATTGGAAAAACAACGATGGTCAAAGAAATCGCTAGAAAGGTCAAGGGCAAGTTGTTTGATTCGGTTGTCATAGCAACCGTAACTCAAGCCATCGATATTGAGAAGATTCAGAACCAAATTGCAGACTTCTTGGGCTTGAAATTTGAGGAACAGAGTATGGTTGGAAAGGCATTTCGACTACGAGAAAGATTGAAGGAGAAGAGGGTTCTGGTTGTGTTGGATGATATTTGGGAAAAGTTAGATATTGAGGAAGTTGGGATTCCTTTGGGAGATGAACACAAGGGATGCAAGTTGCTGTTAACTTCTAGGGAACTCAATGTTTTATTAAATGGGATGGATGCTCATAAAAATTTTCCCATAGGGGTTTTAAATGAAAAGGAAGCTTGGGACCTGTTCAAGAAGAAGGCTGGCGACTGTGTTGAAAGTTTCGATTTGAAGCCTATAGCTATGGAGGTAGCCAAAAAATGTGCAGGATTGCCAATAGCCATTGCGACAGTTGCAGGGGCTTTGAGAAACAAAAGATtgtttgaatggaagaatgctttacgagaACTGGAGAGGCCTTCGTCAAGCAACTTCACGGGGATAAATGCTGCATATTCAGCTATAGAGTGGAGTTTTAATTATTTAGAAAGCGAGGAAGTTAAGCTGACTTTCTTGCTTTGCAGTGTAATAGGCCATAATGGTCTCGTTGAGGACTTGGTAAGATATACTCTAGGTTTGGGTTTATTTGACGGTGTCTACACTATGGAAGAAGCTAGAAATAAAGTATTGACGGTTGTGGCTAATCTCAAAGCGTCTGCCTTGTTGCTTGATAGTTATAATGATGAGCGCTTTGATATCCATGATGTTGTTTGGGATTCTGCTTTAGCTATTGCATTGAAGGACTATCGTATGCTTGTTTTGAGAGATCATGTTCCAAAGGAGTGGTCCGATAAGGAGAAAATAAATAGCTGGAGTCTGATCAGCTTACGTTGTCCTCAGATTATAGCTAACCTTCCTAAGGAGATGGAGTGTTCAGGTCTTTCCTTCTTCCATATGGCCAGCGCAGTTAAAATTCCTCCCAATTTTTTCAAACAAACCAAAGGCCTCAAAGTCTTAGATTTGTTCAGAATGCAGTTTTCATCCCTACCTAAATCAATTATTCACCTCACAGACCTTCGCATGTTGTGTCTAAAAGAATCTACAGTTGATGACATAATCGTCATAGGAGAGCTCAAGAATTTAGAAATCCTTGACCTTGCTAAGTCAGGTATCAAAGAACTACCTAAGGAAATGGCACAATTGACTCAATTAAGGTTGTTAGATTTGAGTTGGTGTAGAGAACTCGAAATCATCTCACCAGATGTCTTATCAAGTTTatctgaattaaaagaattatatatGGGTGGAAGCTTTgttgaatgggaaaatgaaggaGTAGctgaaaatgagaagaaaaatgcAAGCCTTGACGAATTAAACAATTTGCCTTGTCTAACTACTTTAGATGTTCATATCTCTGATGCCCAAATGATTCCAAAGCATCGATTCGTTGAAACTTTGGACAAATACGTTATTTGTGTAGGTGATTATAATAGGTTGGTATGGTACCAAAGTCATGAAtgtttgagaacattgaggctcacGTTATGTACAAACATTCATTTGGACAATGGGTTGAAAATGTTACTGATAAAGACTGAAGCTTTGTACCTAGAGGGACTTGAAGGCGTCAAGAACGTACTTGTGGAGTTAGATAATAGGAAAGATCTTCCACATTTAAAGAGACTTCACATAAAAAATGGTATGCATGTACAGTATATTACAATGAATGAAATTGGGGTTTCTGAATTATGCTCCATCACACTTGAAAATCTACCGCAACTCATTAGCTTTTGCTGCCAAGACGAAAGGTGTTCTATTATTTCCGAGCCCTTACCACTTTTCAATAAATAG